In Mercurialis annua linkage group LG6, ddMerAnnu1.2, whole genome shotgun sequence, the following are encoded in one genomic region:
- the LOC126687540 gene encoding uncharacterized protein LOC126687540 — translation MANSSRENSPNKSNSPSDEALPVPTPAPLPIRAIHFGEGSSSVPVVGQGLIEGFSSSSSSSPSPSPPQRRVVQIALGGMGAGRGSGDPQMNRALAKNDDDNVAENKRKKGEMDAPKSEPICSICGKRFGSWKGVFGHLRAHPEREWRGAFPPPKRVTGSWSPIKMSGADDHQARQVQLLAPTMLDLARETLAKMREDSVAPAAGDGGGVASSRRVTNIDLNIEPGSSSSPSPPRGGPTLDLNKSPPESDDGNNGKE, via the coding sequence ATGGCCAACTCTTCAAGGGAAAATTctccaaacaaatcaaacagcCCTAGTGATGAGGCTTTACCAGTCCCCACTCCTGCTCCACTTCCTATCCGTGCGATTCATTTTGGTGAAGGCTCCTCTTCAGTTCCGGTTGTCGGTCAGGGATTAATTGAAGGGTTTTCTTCTTCGTCATCATCCTCGCCGTCACCGTCACCTCCGCAGCGTAGGGTTGTTCAGATTGCTCTTGGAGGAATGGGTGCGGGTCGAGGGTCTGGCGATCCTCAAATGAACAGAGCATTAGCAAAAAACGATGATGATAATGTTGCTGAAAATAAAcgaaaaaaaggcgaaatggATGCGCCAAAATCAGAACCAATTTGTTCAATATGTGGGAAAAGATTTGGTTCTTGGAAAGGAGTGTTTGGTCATCTCCGTGCTCACCCGGAACGTGAATGGCGTGGTGCTTTTCCACCACCTAAAAGAGTTACAGGTTCGTGGTCACCAATCAAAATGTCCGGCGCTGATGATCATCAGGCTCGGCAAGTGCAGTTGCTTGCTCCAACTATGTTGGATTTGGCCCGTGAAACCTTGGCTAAAATGCGTGAGGATTCAGTTGCTCCGGCTGCTGGTGATGGTGGTGGTGTTGCAAGTTCCCGAAGGGTTACAAATATCGATTTGAACATAGAACCAGGGTCTTCTTCCTCTCCTTCTCCTCCACGAGGTGGCCCTACGCTGGATTTGAACAAGTCTCCACCAGAGAGTGATGATGGTAATAATGGTAAGGAGTAA
- the LOC126687541 gene encoding uncharacterized protein LOC126687541: MRRGVRQGDPISPMLFVLAVEGLKALFSKAISLGLLDGIHVDGYAEPISILQFADDALLFVPKHMEMIKKLLRILRCFELMFGLDINYHKSSIIGINVDDNSLVEDSRILNCKIKEFPITYLGLPLSLKPVKAKLWDPIIHIFSSQLVGWKENLLSPDGRLTLIKSVLCSLSLVSVKYLGQMFACHLSMEVLFPFDQLVDIKDVDVRRLSQVWRGIHAVCVKNQQVWLEFNSQLNITIGLGNNTRFWNEPWAVKPSLRIQFHDVFVLSRNKQFTVAGLFDYNQQRFQFSWQRRLRIGEQTHLRFLQQQISSHLPSNRPDKFHWQGKWFSPAAFNSLRQNCAQLNDSLLERDSVPSNAMLIRKGVLSINPSCMLCFGVESCIHMILHCRFA; encoded by the exons ATGAGAAGAGGAGTCAGACAAGGTGATCCCATCTCTCCTATGCTTTTTGTTCTTGCAGTTGAAGGTCTTAAGGCTTTATTCAGTAAAGCTATCAGTTTGGGTCTTTTAGACGGCATTCATGTGGATGGATACGCTGAACCAATTTCTATCCTGCAGTTTGCAGATGATGCGTTACTATTTGTGCCTAAACATATGgagatgataaaaaaattattaaggatTCTTAGATGCTTTGAGCTGATGTTTGGTCTTGATATTAACTATCATAAATCTTCCATCATCGGTATCAATGTGGATGATAATTCTCTGGTAGAAGATTCTCGCATTCTCAACTGTAAAATCAAAGAATTTCCTATTACATATCTTGGTCTACCTCTTTCCTTGAAACCGGTTAAAGCTAAGCTTTGGGATccaattattcatattttttcttCTCAGCTTGTAGGATGGAAAGAAAACTTATTATCTCCGGATGGGCGTCTCACTTTAATTAAGTCTGTGCTTTGCAGCTTATCG TTGGTTTCAGTGAAGTATCTTGGGCAGATGTTTGCTTGTCATTTATCGATGGAGGTCTTG TTCCCATTTGATCAATTGGTCGATATCAAAGATGTTGATGTCCGACGTTTATCGCAAGTGTGGAGAGGAATTCACGCGGTTTGCGTCAAAAATCAGCAGGTTTGGCTAGAATTTAATTCACAGCTGAATATTACCATCGGCTTGGGGAATAATACCAGATTTTGGAATGAACCTTGGGCTGTCAAACCTTCTCTTCGCATTCAATTTCATGATGTGTTTGTTCTCAGCCGTAACAAGCAGTTTACAGTTGCCGGATTATTTGACTATAATCAGCAGCGATTCCAGTTCAGTTGGCAGCGTCGTCTTCGGATAGGGGAACAAACACATCTCCGGTTTCTTCAGCAGCAGATATCCAGCCATCTTCCTTCAAACAGACCTGATAAGTTTCATTGGCAGGGGAAGTGGTTCAGTCCAGCGGCTTTCAACTCTCTCCGACAGAATTGTGCTCAGCTGAATGATTCACTCTTAGAAAG AGATAGCGTACCTTCGAATGCTATGTTGATTCGAAAGGGAGTTCTGTCTATTAATCCTTCATGTATGCTATGTTTTGGGGTAGAGTCTTGTATCCACATGATTCTTCATTGCCGTTTTGCTTGA